The following coding sequences lie in one Alloacidobacterium dinghuense genomic window:
- a CDS encoding GvpL/GvpF family gas vesicle protein, whose protein sequence is MAWYAYCIAEKQAFPELLRHRKPIPMETVSGIAGNQVFLYPASDLAVIVSEHSPEDNLNDRAAVEHARVIADCFKSSTVLPFRFGTVFTDDESLRRSVRSNQRQFLTNIDRLRGKAEMHLKVLLDDCCREQLHAYSLHTHGNPGTGKEYLAQLRENATRQRERQTKARAVSVQMHRMFSPLAEEVSCRRTDSGKMLLDIAHLIDNKCVERYQNKYSSASQIMKDCQMQLSGPWPPYHFVHRLTTRHGNAHHAAPVAQA, encoded by the coding sequence ATGGCATGGTATGCCTACTGCATTGCCGAGAAACAAGCCTTCCCTGAACTGCTTCGCCACCGCAAACCCATTCCTATGGAAACGGTGTCGGGCATAGCAGGAAACCAGGTTTTCCTCTACCCCGCCAGTGATTTAGCCGTTATCGTCAGCGAACATTCCCCCGAAGATAACTTGAACGATCGGGCAGCCGTCGAACACGCCCGAGTCATCGCAGACTGCTTCAAAAGCTCCACAGTTCTGCCGTTTCGTTTTGGAACCGTTTTCACGGACGACGAAAGCCTTCGCCGCTCGGTCCGCTCCAACCAGCGCCAATTCCTAACCAATATTGACCGCCTGCGCGGCAAGGCCGAGATGCACCTGAAGGTGCTGCTTGACGACTGCTGCCGGGAACAACTGCACGCTTATTCTCTTCACACTCATGGAAATCCCGGGACGGGCAAAGAATACCTCGCGCAGCTTCGGGAAAACGCTACTCGCCAACGCGAACGCCAGACGAAAGCCCGTGCCGTTTCTGTTCAGATGCACCGGATGTTTTCGCCGCTGGCGGAAGAAGTCAGCTGCCGCCGCACCGATTCCGGAAAGATGCTCCTCGATATCGCCCACCTGATCGACAACAAATGTGTGGAACGCTATCAAAATAAATATTCAAGCGCGAGCCAGATAATGAAGGACTGCCAGATGCAGCTTTCTGGTCCTTGGCCGCCCTACCACTTTGTTCACCGGCTCACCACGCGTCATGGGAATGCCCATCACGCAGCTCCGGTCGCACAGGCTTAA